One genomic window of Lolium rigidum isolate FL_2022 unplaced genomic scaffold, APGP_CSIRO_Lrig_0.1 contig_53132_1, whole genome shotgun sequence includes the following:
- the LOC124681718 gene encoding uncharacterized protein LOC124681718, giving the protein MASSTTTTNPACCCSLQLHHLLRRAAALPPTTRPLRLRLPLRLRTQAQASPSPEPSLPPDTSFAGWSDEDQDNEAAASGPFGGLLGPGLAGLFLLAGITYAAISVRNPNGSRPPIQTLPTHSETAPYSTDNNNNNTPSQEDSAQVLLPSDSQDGTAEEAATTSPSETSKIPAEHDMEHTLESSDLPPTDKYDAGDDRATWPDHLAASGDGTEIPGPAPPVSSPTEPDVASAYDDKLGGGATGPSEGAPVLQDSIDSEPSSPENRHMDDDDDALTSDIMVLDSGDVVAIQDTAIEATRFSDKDESSSPRFSDYVEHGSADKDLLTEGVNPGKETLPSDQDEGQNELDNQNGLFTSTAPGKSFSSAGIPAPSLLSAALQVPAGQIVVPAAVDPTQGNALSALQVLKVIEPGARSGDLCTRREYARWLVVASNCLSRNTYSKVCPAMYIEIVSELAFDDVTTEDPDFPFIQGLAEAGLISSKLSRSDMNISENVQNSHYFFSPESPLSRQDLVSWKMALDKRQLPEVDKNSLYKTSGYIDIDKIDASAWPALAADLGAGDQSISALAFGFTRLFQPNKPVTKGQAALALSTGDYAEVVMEELARIEAEKIAEAAVNAQGALIAQVEKEINASFEMELTREREKIETLEKLAEEARVELDKLRAEREEEKNALIRGRAAVESEIEVLSKLRCEVEEQLQNVLSKKVEISFEKNRIGKLQKEIEDENKAAVQLQYELEVERKALSMARAWAEDEAKKAREHARALEEARNQWERQGIKVVVEGGLEEDASAGVTWANVGKEHPVDEAINRAESLLEKLKSFFAEMKVRSSHALERLMEHVRSFISSLKERAAEARRGSAGLGAGAVKKVNELSSEAKAFGSSVGDKSKRVVEDCKEGLEKFAHRFKTD; this is encoded by the exons AtggcttcctccaccaccaccaccaacccggCCTGCTgctgctctctccagctccaccacctcctccgccgcgccgccgccctgcccCCCACCACCCgccccctccgcctccgcctcccgcttcgCCTCCGAACCCAAGCCCAGGCCTCCCCCTCCCCCGAACCCTCGCTTCCCCCGGACACCTCCTTCGCCGGCTGGTCGGACGAGGACCAAGACAACGAGGCCGCTGCTTCTGGCCCGTTCGGCG GACTCCTCGGACCTGGCCTCGCCGGACTCTTCTTGCTCGCCGGCATCACCTACGCCGCAATCTCCGTCAGAAACCCCAATG GATCAAGGCCGCCAATCCAAACCTTGCCCACACACAGCGAGACAGCACCTTACTCTACCGATAATAACAACAATAATACTCCTAGCCAAGAGGATTCTGCCCAAGTCCTGTTACCAAGCGACAGCCAGGATGGCACTGCTGAGGAGGCTGCTACAACATCACCTTCAGAAACAAGCAAGATACCAGCTGAGCACGACATGGAGCACACACTGGAAAGCAGCGACCTACCTCCTACCGATAAATACGATGCTGGCGACGACAGAGCAACCTGGCCTGACCATCTTGCTGCTTCAGGCGACGGCACCGAAATCCCAGGACCAGCTCCTCCTGTGTCCAGTCCCACCGAGCCCGACGTCGCTTCTGCTTATGATGACAAACTTGGTGGTGGCGCCACAGGCCCCTCCGAAGGAGCTCCTGTTCTACAGGACTCTATAGACTCTGAACCAAGTTCGCCAGAAAACCGGCAtatggatgacgatgatgatgcttTAACATCCGACATCATGGTGCTAGATTCGGGCGATGTTGTGGCGATCCAGGACACCGCGATCGAGGCTACTCGGTTCTCCGACAAAGATGAATCTTCTTCACCCAGATTTTCTGATTACGTAGAACACGGAAGCGCTGACAAAGATTTACTCACCGAAGGTGTTAACCCAGGAAAGGAAACTTTGCCGTCAGATCAGGATGAAGGGCAAAATGAATTGGATAACCAAAATGGACTGTTCACGTCTACAGCACCTGGTAAATCTTTCTCTTCTGCTGGGATTCCTGCACCCTCGCTGCTCTCTGCAGCTTTACAGGTGCCTGCTGGGCAGATTGTGGTTCCAGCCGCGGTTGACCCGACCCAGGGAAATGCATTGTCTGCGCTGCAAGTTCTAAAG GTGATTGAACCTGGTGCTCGATCTGGTGACTTGTGTACCCGACGTGAATATGCTCGATGGTTGGTAGTTGCAAGTAACTGTCTTTCGAG GAACACTTACTCAAAAGTTTGTCCAGCAATGTACAtcgagattgtgtctgaacttgcATTTGATGATGTCACCACTGAAGATCCTGATTTTCCATTTATACAAG GATTGGCCGAAGCAGGGTTAATTTCTAGCAAGCTTTCAAGATCTGATATGAACATCTCTGAAAATGTTCAGAACAGCCATTACTTCTTCTCCCCAGAGAG TCCCTTGTCCCGTCAAGACCTTGTGAGTTGGAAGATGGCTTTGGATAAAAGGCAATTACCTGAAGTCGACAAAAAT TCTTTGTACAAGACTTCTGGCTACATAGACATCGATAAAATAGATGCATCTGCCTGGCCTGCTTTGGCAGCTGACTTGGGTGCTGGAGACCAGAGCATTTCAGCTCTTGCATTTG GTTTTACAAGACTATTCCAGCCAAACAAACCTGTGACAAAAGGACAGGCTGCCCTAGCACTTTCAACCGGTGACTATGCTGAAGTGGTTATGGAGGagcttgctcgtatcgaagcagaGAAAATAGCTGAAGCAGCTGTGAACGCACAAGGTGCATTGATCGCTCAGGTTGAGAAAGAAATCAACGCAAGTTTCGAAATGGAGCTTACACGGGAAAGAGAAAAAATAGAGACCCTTGAGAAACTGGCTGAAGAAGCTAGGGTCGAATTGGACAAGTTGAGagcagaaagagaggaagaaaagaATGCTTTGATTAGAGGCAGAGCTGCTGTTGAATCTGAAATAGAAGTTCTTTCAAAGTTGAGGTGtgaagtagaggagcagctgcagAATGTGCTTAGCAAGAAGGTCGAGATCTCCTTTGAGAAGAATAGGATTGGGAAACTTCAAAAGGAAATAGAGGATGAAAACAAGGCAGCGGTGCAACTTCAGTACGAGCTTGAAGTTGAAAGGAAGGCTTTATCTATGGCCAG GGCTTGGGCAGAGGATGAAGCAAAGAAGGCGAGGGAGCATGCACGTGCCCTCGAGGAAGCCCGGAACCAATGggagcggcaagggatcaaagttGTGGTCGAAGGAGGGCTCGAGGAGGACGCATCGGCTGGAGTGACGTGGGCTAACGTTGGCAAAGAACACCCAGTCGACGAGGCGATCAACCGGGCAGAGTCTCTACTTGAGAAGCTCAAgtccttcttcgctgagatgaaaGTGCGGTCTTCACATGCCCTGGAGCGATTGATGGAGCATGTAAGGTCCTTCATCTCGAGCCTGAAGGAACGAGCGGCGGAAGCGAGGCGAGGGAGCGCGGGTCTCGGGGCTGGCGCGGTGAAAAAGGTGAATGAACTGTCATCGGAAGCGAAGGCATTTGGTTCGAGCGTTGGGGACAAGTCCAAGAGGGTGGTGGAAGACTGCAAAGAGGGGTTGGAGAAGTTTGCGCACAGATTCAAGACAGACTAG